Within Streptomyces albofaciens JCM 4342, the genomic segment CTCTACGATCGGAGTCGCACCGTGAGCGTCACGGCAGCCAAGGGTTTCTCGGCGGCGGGCATCGCCGCCGGGATCAAGGAGAACGGGAACCCGGACCTCGCCCTGGTGGTGAACAACGGGCCGCGACTGGCCGCCGCCGGCGTCTTCACCAGCAACCGTGTCAAGGCCGCCCCGGTCCTGTGGTCCGAGCAGGTCCTCAAGGGCGGCCGGGTCTCGGCCGTGGTGCTGAACTCCGGCGGGGCCAACGCCTGCACCGGCCCCGAGGGCTTCCAGGACACCCACGCCACCGCCGAGAAGGCCGCCGAGGTGCTCAAGGGGCACAGCGCGGGGGAGATCGCCGTCGCCTCGACCGGGCTGATCGGGGTGCGGCTGCCGATGGACAAGCTGCTGCCGGGCATCGAGAAGGCCGCCGTCGAGCTGAGCGTGCACGGCGGGGAGAAGGCCGCGATCGCGATCAAGACCACCGACAGTGTGCACAAGACCGCGGTGGCCGGCGGGGACGGCTGGACGGTCGGCGGGATGGCCAAGGGCGCGGGGATGCTCGCGCCGGGGCTGGCCACCATGCTGGTCGTGCTGACCACCGACGCGGACCTGGAGGCGCCGGTCCTGGACCGGGCGCTGCGGGAGGCGACGCGCACGACGTTCGACCGGGTCGACTCCGACGGCTGCATGTCCACGAACGACACGGTGCTGCTGCTGGCCTCCGGGGCGTCCGGGGAGGTGCCGGAGTACGACGCGTTCGCGGACGCGGTCCGTACCGTCTGCGACGATCTGGCACGGCAGCTCATCGGCGACGCGGAGGGCGCGACCAAGGACATCCGCATCGAGGTCGTGAACGCGGCGAGCGAGGACGACGCGGTCGAGGTGGGCCGGTCCATCGCCCGGAACAACCTCCTGAAGTGCGCCATTCATGGTGAGGACCCGAACTGGGGGCGGGTGCTGTCCGCCATCGGCACCACCTCCGCCGCCTTCGACCCGGACCGGCTGAACGTCGCCATCAACGACGTGTGGGTGTGCAGGAACGGGTCGGTGGGCGAGGACCGGGACCTGGTCGACATGCGCTACCGGGAGGTACGGATCACCGCCGACCTCAGCGCCGGCACCGAGTCCGCGGTCATCTGGGCCAACGACCTCACCGCCGACTACGTCCACGAGAACAGCGCGTACTCGTCATGAGCGCCCGCAAGCACACCGCGCTGCCCAAGGCCCGCACCCTCATCGAGGCGCTGCCCTGGCTGACCCGGCACCATGGCAAGACCGTCGTCATCAAGTTCGGCGGCAACGCCATGGTCGACGAGGAGCTGAAGGCCGCCTTCGCGCAGGACGTGGTCTTCCTGCGGCACGCCGGACTGCGGCCCGTCGTCGTGCACGGCGGCGGCCCGCAGATCAGCGCCCAGCTGGACCGGCTGGGCCTGGCCTCGGAGTTCAAGGCGGGCCTGCGGGTCACCACGCCCGAGGCGATGGACGTCGTACGGATGGTGCTCGCCGGACAGGTGCAGCGCGAGCTGGTCGGCCTGCTCA encodes:
- the argJ gene encoding bifunctional glutamate N-acetyltransferase/amino-acid acetyltransferase ArgJ translates to MSVTAAKGFSAAGIAAGIKENGNPDLALVVNNGPRLAAAGVFTSNRVKAAPVLWSEQVLKGGRVSAVVLNSGGANACTGPEGFQDTHATAEKAAEVLKGHSAGEIAVASTGLIGVRLPMDKLLPGIEKAAVELSVHGGEKAAIAIKTTDSVHKTAVAGGDGWTVGGMAKGAGMLAPGLATMLVVLTTDADLEAPVLDRALREATRTTFDRVDSDGCMSTNDTVLLLASGASGEVPEYDAFADAVRTVCDDLARQLIGDAEGATKDIRIEVVNAASEDDAVEVGRSIARNNLLKCAIHGEDPNWGRVLSAIGTTSAAFDPDRLNVAINDVWVCRNGSVGEDRDLVDMRYREVRITADLSAGTESAVIWANDLTADYVHENSAYSS